ATCTTTATCTGCTAAGTGACCTAATATTCCTGGATCTTGGTGAGTATATCCATTGTGATCTTGTTGAAATGCTGTACTAGTTGCCATAACATTTAAAGAAGGATAATCATTTCTTCATTCTAATTTATTAGCTTGTTTAATTCATTTTTGATGTTGTGTTAACATTGAATCAACGACTCTTAAAAATGATTCATAGCTTGCAAATATTCCGTGTCTTCCAGTTAAAACATAAGACTCTAAAAATCCTTCAGCTTGGTGTTCTGATAATTGACTGTCAATAATTCTTCCTGCTGGTGACATAAATTCATCAAGATCTTTATCTATTCTTTCAAGTCATTGACGACTTGTTACTTCAAAAGTTTTTCATAATCTGTTTGATTTTGTTTCATCTGGTCCAAAAATTCTGAAATTATCAGGATTTAATTTAATAATTTCTGCAAAATATTTACCTAATTCAATCATATCTTGTGCTTGTAATTCTGATGGTTTTTCAATATTTAAAGCATATTTTGTTCAATCAGGTAAGTTTAATAATCTAGGATTAATTCCACCATTTGTAACTTTATGGGTACTCATTTTTTTATCTTTTGCAGGTGAAAGAATTTTAAATTCTTCTTTAAATTTTCCGTCTTGAGTAAATAATTCTTCTGGTTTGTATGATTTTAATCATTTTTCTAAATCTGCTAATTTTTCTAAATTATTTGCATTAACAGGAATAGGAACTTGGTGACTTCTAAAGCTTCCTTCTAATGTTTCATTATTATATGTTTTAGGACCTGTTCATCCTTTTGGTAATCTAGCAATTAAAACTGGTCATTTAGGTCTTTTTGCTTGTTCAGCTGGATATTTACGAGCTTCTTTTTGAATTGATAAAATCTTTTCGATTGCTTCATCCATTTTTTTAGCCATAATTGGATGTAATTTTAGTGAGTCATTTCCTTCGACAAAGATTGGATCTCAACCTAATCCTTCAAAATACATTTTTAGTTCTTTATCTGTTTTACGAGCTAAAATTGTTGGGTTAGAAATTTTACCTCCATTTAAATATAAAATAGGTAAAACTGCCCCATCATTTACTGGATTTATAAATGAATTAGAAAATCAAGATGCTGCTAACGGTCCTGTTTCTGCTTCACCATCTCCTATAACTGTTGCAGCAATTAAATTAGGATTATCTAAAATTGCTCCTGTTGCATGTGCTAGTGCATAACCTAGTTCTCCACCTTCATGAATTGATCCTGGTGTTTCAGGTGCTGCGTGACTTGCT
The nucleotide sequence above comes from Mycoplasma zalophi. Encoded proteins:
- a CDS encoding phosphoketolase family protein, translated to MSKDNFSTKEYFLKMDAWFRAANYLSVGQIYLRNNPLLLKPLTSEDIKVYPIGHWGTIPGQNFIYAHLNRVINKYDLDMFYIEGPGHGGQVMISNSYLDGSYSEIYKNASQDIEGLKYLFKNFSFPGGTASHAAPETPGSIHEGGELGYALAHATGAILDNPNLIAATVIGDGEAETGPLAASWFSNSFINPVNDGAVLPILYLNGGKISNPTILARKTDKELKMYFEGLGWDPIFVEGNDSLKLHPIMAKKMDEAIEKILSIQKEARKYPAEQAKRPKWPVLIARLPKGWTGPKTYNNETLEGSFRSHQVPIPVNANNLEKLADLEKWLKSYKPEELFTQDGKFKEEFKILSPAKDKKMSTHKVTNGGINPRLLNLPDWTKYALNIEKPSELQAQDMIELGKYFAEIIKLNPDNFRIFGPDETKSNRLWKTFEVTSRQWLERIDKDLDEFMSPAGRIIDSQLSEHQAEGFLESYVLTGRHGIFASYESFLRVVDSMLTQHQKWIKQANKLEWRNDYPSLNVMATSTAFQQDHNGYTHQDPGILGHLADKDARYIREYLPADTNSLLAVMDKSFKERNVINLIVASKQPRQQFFNVEEAKELVEKGLKVIDWASTSKDNDVDLVMVSSGTEPTIEALASITYLNKQYPNLKIRYVNVVDLLKLRHPSIDPRGLSDEEFDQIFTKDKPVVFAFHGYEGLLRDIFFSRHNHNLFAHGYRENGDITTSFDIRVMSQMDRFNISKTAAAAVYGKKADDFIEEMNKKLSEHKEFIRENGTDMDEVKNWKFQL